In the Halorubrum ruber genome, ATCGCGGAGAACTGTGTGTGACGGGGATCGTCGAATTCGGCACGCGAGCCGACGCCAACGTGGTGCGCAACGACTACGCCGACCACCTCACTGGCCGGTTCGACCGACGGTTCACAAAGTTCAATTTCGCCGACACCGCCACCACCCGACTTTTCACCACTCCGGCCGACGAGCGGGTATGAGCGTTCTCTGGCGGTCGATCGCCGTCGTCCTCCTCGTCGTGCTGGCCGGCTGCGCCGGCGCGCCGGTCCCGGACGTCGGCTCCGACTCGCCGCCTGCCGACCTCGACTCGCCCCCGGCCGACCCGGACGGCGTCGACCCGAACGATCCGGACGACACCGCCTGGACCGGCACCGTCGTGCGCGTCGTCGACGGCGACACGATGGAGGTCGAGTTCCCGAACGGCGAGGTCGACACCGTCAGGCTCCTCGGCGTCGACACGCCCGAGACGAGCGTCGGGTCGACGTCGCCCGGCGAGTTCGAGGGGATCCCCGAGACGGACGCCGGCCGGGCGCACCTCCGGGCGTGGGGCGACGAGGCGTCGGCGTTCGCGGAGTCGGCGCTCGCCGGCGAGGAGGTCACGGT is a window encoding:
- a CDS encoding thermonuclease family protein; protein product: MSVLWRSIAVVLLVVLAGCAGAPVPDVGSDSPPADLDSPPADPDGVDPNDPDDTAWTGTVVRVVDGDTMEVEFPNGEVDTVRLLGVDTPETSVGSTSPGEFEGIPETDAGRAHLRAWGDEASAFAESALAGEEVTVVTGGDRRGGYGRLLAVLYVDGEDFNERLLTEGYARLYDTEFALRDAYAAAEADAMERGVGLWNFDESDYPTDASEVDDADLPPLPPDGDYDCDDFDTRAEANAVLDRSSGDPHDLDADGDGEACESLP